From Rudanella lutea DSM 19387, a single genomic window includes:
- a CDS encoding MlaD family protein gives MKAADNKRSITVGLFVLIGIIIFIGGVLFLGGQQKRFVKTVMVKAIFDDVGGLKVGNNVWFSGVKVGTVRRISFFGNSQVEVDMNIEEKSQAYIRKDAQATISSDGLIGNKIVMIVGGSPRVEPVEDGDRLAVRTALSSDQLLETLQENNNNLLRITTDVKNIIGQIKQGKGVAGAVLTDSLLAYRFESMVSNLQQASGSAAKASGSLSAFAAKLNDKRSLPNQLVSDTAVYSNIRLTSARLRDAANMATEVTDDMRKASDRLNSKDNLVGLLLNDPSVNNDVRGTLSNLNQGTKKLDENMEALQHNFLLRGFFRRRAKEKEKAEKAAQTAPADSAARQANAGK, from the coding sequence ATGAAAGCAGCAGACAATAAACGATCCATTACCGTTGGCCTTTTTGTGCTCATCGGGATTATCATTTTTATCGGGGGCGTGTTGTTCCTCGGCGGGCAGCAAAAGCGGTTCGTAAAAACCGTGATGGTGAAAGCTATCTTCGACGATGTGGGTGGCCTCAAAGTAGGAAACAACGTCTGGTTTTCGGGCGTGAAAGTCGGCACCGTCCGTCGGATCAGCTTCTTCGGCAATTCGCAGGTGGAGGTCGACATGAACATCGAAGAAAAATCGCAGGCGTATATCCGTAAAGATGCGCAGGCGACCATTAGCTCCGACGGGCTTATCGGTAACAAAATTGTGATGATTGTGGGAGGGAGCCCCCGCGTAGAGCCCGTGGAAGATGGCGATCGGCTGGCGGTACGCACGGCCCTCAGCTCCGACCAACTGCTCGAAACCTTGCAGGAAAACAACAACAACCTGTTGCGGATCACCACCGACGTGAAAAACATCATTGGCCAGATAAAGCAGGGCAAGGGGGTGGCTGGTGCCGTATTGACCGATTCGCTGCTGGCTTACCGGTTTGAAAGTATGGTGAGCAATTTGCAGCAGGCATCGGGCAGTGCCGCCAAGGCGTCGGGATCATTGTCGGCGTTTGCGGCCAAGCTCAATGACAAGCGCAGCCTGCCAAACCAGCTCGTGTCCGACACGGCCGTGTACAGCAATATCCGGCTGACGTCGGCCCGGCTCCGGGATGCGGCCAATATGGCTACTGAAGTGACCGACGATATGCGCAAGGCAAGCGACCGACTCAACAGTAAAGACAATCTGGTGGGCCTGCTTCTCAACGACCCGAGCGTAAACAACGATGTGCGCGGTACGTTGAGCAACCTGAACCAGGGCACCAAAAAGCTGGACGAAAACATGGAGGCCCTGCAGCATAATTTCCTGCTGCGCGGATTTTTCCGGCGCCGGGCCAAGGAGAAAGAGAAGGCTGAAAAAGCCGCGCAAACAGCCCCCGCCGATAGCGCAGCGCGGCAAGCCAACGCGGGTAAGTAG
- a CDS encoding DUF4142 domain-containing protein: MNRYLSVAVLGLLLQACGGNDSENKANEANEQRIDAQAVGVSDEAKQDAKKTAGRLVELTSMNLTEYELSQAALRQATNPEVKALAQQAVNRFAQQDKALRDLARDLKIVLPTELSAEGRDRLEDLTGEKAGTAFDLKYLEQIQKVTNEMSDLADDLADDAPNDAVREYGNRAEKEASQRADRAKSLRNVLG, translated from the coding sequence ATGAACAGATACCTTTCAGTAGCCGTGCTGGGTTTGCTTCTGCAAGCCTGTGGCGGTAACGACAGTGAGAATAAGGCCAACGAAGCCAACGAACAACGTATCGACGCCCAGGCCGTGGGCGTTAGCGACGAAGCCAAACAGGACGCCAAGAAAACGGCCGGGCGGCTGGTGGAGCTGACGAGCATGAACCTCACCGAGTACGAACTGAGTCAGGCGGCTCTGCGGCAGGCAACCAACCCGGAAGTGAAGGCGCTGGCTCAGCAGGCCGTAAACCGGTTTGCGCAGCAGGATAAAGCCCTTCGCGATTTGGCCCGTGACCTGAAAATTGTGCTGCCCACCGAGCTGTCGGCCGAAGGGCGCGACCGGCTGGAAGACCTCACCGGTGAAAAAGCAGGCACCGCGTTCGACCTCAAATACCTGGAGCAAATCCAGAAAGTTACCAATGAGATGTCGGACCTCGCCGACGATCTTGCCGATGATGCCCCCAACGATGCCGTTCGGGAGTACGGTAACCGGGCGGAGAAAGAAGCCAGCCAGCGCGCCGACCGGGCTAAATCGCTCCGTAACGTGCTGGGATAA
- the ggt gene encoding gamma-glutamyltransferase gives MMRSLFFPIGLLTLVVACHSSAPRGSSGAVSQSQGVYQYRDEDPTLKPFYSDRMGVTGRNGMVATAHPEASRVGLEILKAGGNAVDAAVAVQFALAVVYPGAGNLGGGGFLVYRDKAGEAHTLDFREKAPGKATRDMYLDSAGNVRPGLSISGHLASGVPGSVDGMVQAHSRFGRLSWAQVLQPAIDLAERGFALTERDARGLNSIRQDLLRINPGKSYFLKGTPTDTTRWRANDRLVQTDLGQTLRRIQAQGRAGFYGGETARLLATEMQRGGGLITEQDLADYKSVWRTPLKATYKDLNIITMPPTSSGGVALVQLMRFVEPFPLRRWGWNRDSTVQVMIEAERRVYADRAKFLGDPDFVKVPVAELTSYPYLKSRWTDFNWAKATDSRNIRGGTLPGFESLETTHFSVVDKEGNAVAITTTLNGGYGSRVVVGGAGFLMNNEMDDFSIKPGTPNMYGLVGNAANAIAPGKRMLSSMTPTILEKGGKLYMVVGTPGGSTIMTSVFQTILNVTEHGMTMQQAVNALKFHHQWLPDKTTFENGAFTPKTEQILQSRGYVLERLTNTLGRMDCILVRPDGTLEGASDPRADNTAMGY, from the coding sequence ATGATGCGATCATTATTCTTTCCGATTGGCTTACTCACGCTCGTGGTGGCCTGCCATTCCTCGGCCCCACGCGGCTCGTCGGGCGCGGTATCCCAGAGTCAGGGCGTGTACCAATACCGCGACGAAGACCCTACGCTCAAACCGTTTTACTCCGACCGGATGGGTGTTACCGGGCGCAATGGCATGGTGGCTACGGCACACCCCGAAGCCTCGCGCGTGGGCTTGGAGATTCTGAAAGCCGGTGGCAACGCCGTAGATGCGGCCGTGGCCGTGCAGTTTGCCCTGGCGGTGGTGTACCCCGGCGCGGGCAACCTGGGGGGCGGAGGGTTTCTGGTGTATCGCGACAAAGCCGGTGAAGCCCATACCCTCGATTTTCGCGAAAAAGCCCCGGGCAAAGCCACCCGCGATATGTACCTCGACTCAGCGGGCAATGTACGGCCGGGCCTGAGCATCAGCGGGCATCTGGCAAGCGGAGTACCGGGCTCTGTCGACGGCATGGTACAGGCGCATAGCCGGTTTGGGCGGTTAAGCTGGGCGCAGGTGCTGCAACCCGCCATCGACCTCGCCGAGCGGGGCTTTGCCCTCACCGAGCGCGATGCCCGTGGTCTCAACAGTATCCGGCAAGACCTCCTGCGGATCAATCCCGGCAAATCGTATTTTCTGAAAGGCACCCCGACCGACACCACCCGCTGGCGCGCCAATGACCGACTCGTGCAAACCGATCTGGGACAAACCCTCCGGCGGATTCAGGCACAGGGCCGCGCCGGTTTTTACGGGGGCGAAACCGCCCGGCTGCTGGCAACCGAGATGCAGCGCGGGGGTGGCCTGATTACCGAGCAGGACCTGGCCGACTACAAATCGGTTTGGCGAACCCCACTCAAGGCTACCTACAAAGACCTGAATATCATCACAATGCCCCCTACGTCGAGCGGTGGGGTTGCGCTGGTGCAACTGATGCGATTTGTGGAGCCGTTTCCGCTCCGGCGCTGGGGCTGGAACCGCGACAGCACCGTACAGGTCATGATTGAAGCCGAACGGCGCGTGTATGCCGACCGGGCCAAGTTTCTGGGCGACCCTGATTTTGTGAAGGTCCCCGTAGCCGAACTGACGAGCTACCCGTACCTCAAATCGCGCTGGACCGACTTCAACTGGGCCAAAGCCACCGACAGCCGGAACATCCGCGGGGGCACCTTGCCCGGTTTCGAAAGCCTCGAAACTACCCACTTCTCGGTGGTCGACAAAGAGGGTAACGCCGTGGCCATTACCACCACACTCAACGGTGGTTACGGCAGCCGGGTTGTGGTAGGCGGAGCTGGTTTTCTGATGAACAACGAGATGGACGATTTCAGCATCAAACCCGGCACGCCCAACATGTACGGGCTGGTGGGCAATGCGGCCAACGCCATTGCACCCGGCAAACGGATGCTGTCGAGTATGACGCCCACGATTCTCGAAAAAGGGGGTAAGCTGTACATGGTAGTTGGCACGCCGGGCGGCTCAACCATCATGACGTCGGTGTTTCAGACGATTCTGAACGTGACTGAGCACGGCATGACGATGCAGCAGGCCGTGAATGCGCTGAAGTTTCACCATCAGTGGCTACCCGACAAAACGACCTTTGAAAACGGAGCGTTCACCCCCAAAACCGAACAGATTCTGCAAAGCCGGGGCTACGTGCTCGAACGCCTGACCAACACCCTCGGCCGTATGGACTGTATTCTGGTGCGCCCCGACGGTACCCTCGAAGGAGCCTCTGACCCCCGCGCCGATAACACCGCCATGGGATATTAA